The following are from one region of the Moritella sp. 24 genome:
- a CDS encoding patatin family protein, which translates to MIETALVVEGGGMRSVFTAGVLDTFLDHGYDPFDLFIGSSAGTLNLSAFIAGQKKYSVRLINHLAKSATFVDWTRFLKGGNAMELAELHDLLALHDPIDLNQAKRRLKSRPFVITSCDKSKGQASYQMAEPSRWFQQIIASCALPIVFRPGIKFGEDVHIDGGLVDPIPVKKAVDLGAKNIIVIRTRTKRWIEKLSVVERLLTYWVRNDSVLTKLLENYSKEYNSTCEFMRNPPAGINIIEIAPDEELKTPTLTRQVTTLENDYTAGIKAATSFLQRH; encoded by the coding sequence ATGATAGAAACAGCACTTGTTGTAGAAGGTGGAGGAATGCGCAGCGTATTTACTGCAGGAGTGCTAGATACCTTTCTAGATCATGGGTATGACCCTTTTGATCTGTTTATTGGTAGCTCAGCAGGGACGTTGAACCTCTCCGCGTTTATCGCCGGACAAAAGAAATATTCAGTTAGACTTATTAACCACCTTGCTAAATCAGCTACGTTTGTCGATTGGACTCGTTTTTTAAAAGGCGGGAATGCCATGGAACTAGCAGAGTTACATGATTTATTAGCATTACACGATCCGATTGATCTAAACCAAGCCAAACGGCGCTTAAAATCACGCCCTTTTGTTATTACCAGTTGTGACAAATCAAAGGGTCAAGCCAGCTATCAGATGGCAGAGCCAAGTCGATGGTTTCAACAAATAATTGCATCTTGTGCATTGCCCATTGTTTTCCGACCGGGGATTAAATTCGGAGAAGATGTACATATTGATGGGGGGTTAGTCGATCCAATACCGGTAAAAAAAGCGGTCGATTTAGGTGCTAAAAATATTATCGTGATAAGAACAAGAACAAAACGTTGGATAGAGAAGTTGTCAGTCGTAGAACGCTTACTCACATACTGGGTAAGAAACGATAGCGTTCTCACCAAACTCCTTGAAAATTACAGTAAAGAATACAACAGCACTTGTGAATTTATGCGCAACCCGCCAGCAGGCATCAATATAATAGAAATTGCACCCGATGAAGAATTAAAAACGCCAACATTAACACGCCAAGTGACCACGCTAGAAAACGACTATACCGCAGGCATAAAAGCTGCAACGTCATTTTTACAACGTCATTAA
- a CDS encoding alpha/beta fold hydrolase, with the protein MMRFEFGNILPLAALTLATSLSLAGCSSMQEAVAASPTVSSVWGVGEMPLEDINALYTNEESQWMSINGMQVHYRDEGNPDGQPIVLIHGILSSLHTWDKWNEGLADDYRIISLDVPGFGLTGGQKNPDDFSEDLLHSSFEQFITQLQLDDFVLVGNSLGGYISAHYAASNPDKVEKLILIDPAGAPQELPFILSLASMPGINSLAANVFPPFIVAMGVKDVYGDPDRITKENMNRYIHLSLRPGAKQAYANTIAMLDEKNSKNKPLNFASITAPTLLMWGEKDIWVPATLSEQWLSNIPGSTLITYPNAGHVPMEEIPQQTLNDALAFLNLK; encoded by the coding sequence ATGATGAGATTTGAATTCGGTAATATATTACCTTTAGCGGCCTTAACGCTCGCGACAAGTTTAAGCTTAGCAGGATGCTCAAGTATGCAAGAAGCCGTTGCAGCAAGTCCGACAGTCAGCAGTGTTTGGGGCGTAGGTGAAATGCCACTAGAAGATATCAATGCACTGTACACTAACGAAGAATCACAGTGGATGAGCATTAATGGTATGCAGGTTCACTACCGTGACGAAGGTAATCCCGATGGCCAACCAATTGTATTAATACACGGTATTTTATCGTCATTGCATACATGGGATAAGTGGAACGAAGGCTTAGCGGATGATTACCGCATCATTAGTCTTGATGTCCCTGGGTTTGGTTTGACTGGTGGTCAAAAAAATCCTGATGACTTCTCTGAAGATCTATTACATTCTTCTTTCGAACAATTCATCACCCAATTACAACTTGATGATTTTGTCTTAGTCGGTAATTCACTCGGCGGTTATATTTCAGCGCATTACGCCGCTAGCAACCCCGATAAAGTCGAAAAACTTATTCTCATCGACCCTGCTGGCGCGCCACAAGAACTGCCCTTTATTTTAAGCTTAGCAAGTATGCCGGGGATCAATTCACTTGCAGCTAATGTATTCCCTCCCTTCATTGTCGCGATGGGTGTCAAAGATGTATATGGTGATCCAGACCGTATAACTAAAGAGAATATGAACCGCTACATTCACTTGTCATTACGCCCTGGTGCAAAGCAAGCATATGCAAATACCATCGCTATGCTTGATGAAAAAAACAGTAAAAACAAGCCTTTAAACTTTGCATCAATCACTGCGCCAACGCTACTGATGTGGGGTGAAAAAGATATTTGGGTACCAGCAACATTAAGCGAACAATGGCTATCGAATATCCCAGGTTCTACTTTAATCACATACCCAAATGCGGGACATGTACCAATGGAAGAAATTCCACAGCAAACACTCAATGATGCACTTGCCTTTTTAAACTTAAAATAA
- a CDS encoding NADPH-dependent 2,4-dienoyl-CoA reductase, with the protein MSASNNYPNLLSPLDLGFTQLKNRVLMGSMHTGLEEVSNGFTRMAAYFAERAAGGVGLIVTGGIGPNPEGAVFQGGSKMDTPEEAEKHKEVTAAVHAEGGKICMQILHAGRYAYSKQPVAPSAIQAPINPARPRALTTEEVYQQVAAFVNCAGLAQSANYDGVEIMGSEGYLINQFIVEHTNQRDDEWGGSFENRIRFPVEIVRQVREKVGTDFIIIYRLSMLDLIEKGSSWQEVVALAKAIEKAGATIINTGIGWHEARVPTIVTKVPRAAFTKVTAKLKGEVSIPLITTNRINTPEIAESVLEQGHADMVSMARPFLADPEFVNKAAAGKSDEINTCIGCNQACLDHTFSMKLTSCLVNPRACHETELVYIQSPVSKRIAVVGAGPAGLAFATVAAQRGHKVTVFDDKAEVGGQFNVAKQVPGKEEFYETLRYFTTMTTKLGVEVVLNKRISADELIANSFDDVVLATGIAPRTPPIEGIEHRKVLSYLDVLRDKKPVGHKVAIIGAGGIGFDVAEYLAHEHNSTEPAASQDIDTFMREWGVDLTMTNRGGLTAAKKTASARDIYLLQRKTSKVGAGLGKTSGWVHRAGLASKKVAMINSVEYVKVDDQGLHIRVAGEPQLLDVDNIIICAGQDPLRELQAQLVGENQQVHLIGGADIAAELDAKRAIKQGSELAATI; encoded by the coding sequence ATGTCAGCAAGTAATAATTATCCGAATTTATTATCCCCTCTTGATCTTGGTTTTACACAGTTAAAAAACCGCGTGTTAATGGGATCTATGCATACTGGACTTGAAGAAGTAAGTAATGGCTTTACACGCATGGCAGCTTATTTTGCCGAACGTGCAGCGGGTGGTGTCGGTCTTATTGTTACTGGTGGTATCGGCCCAAATCCAGAAGGTGCTGTTTTTCAAGGTGGTTCTAAAATGGATACGCCTGAAGAAGCTGAAAAGCATAAAGAAGTAACGGCAGCTGTACATGCAGAAGGTGGTAAAATTTGCATGCAGATATTACATGCTGGTCGTTATGCTTATAGTAAACAGCCAGTTGCACCGTCGGCAATTCAAGCGCCAATCAATCCAGCACGACCACGAGCATTAACAACAGAAGAAGTATATCAGCAGGTAGCAGCCTTTGTTAACTGTGCTGGATTAGCGCAATCAGCTAATTATGATGGTGTTGAGATCATGGGGTCTGAGGGTTATTTAATTAACCAATTTATTGTTGAGCATACGAATCAACGTGATGATGAATGGGGCGGTAGCTTTGAAAATCGTATTCGCTTTCCTGTTGAAATAGTTCGTCAAGTGAGAGAGAAAGTAGGTACTGATTTTATTATTATTTACCGTTTATCCATGTTGGATTTAATTGAAAAGGGTAGCAGTTGGCAAGAAGTTGTCGCATTAGCAAAAGCGATTGAGAAAGCGGGGGCGACGATCATTAACACGGGTATCGGCTGGCATGAAGCGCGCGTACCAACGATTGTGACGAAAGTGCCAAGAGCTGCCTTTACTAAGGTAACTGCAAAGTTAAAAGGGGAAGTATCTATTCCGCTGATCACCACAAACCGTATTAACACACCTGAAATTGCCGAGTCGGTTCTGGAGCAAGGTCATGCTGATATGGTATCAATGGCACGTCCATTTTTAGCCGATCCTGAGTTTGTAAATAAAGCGGCAGCGGGAAAAAGTGATGAGATCAATACCTGTATTGGCTGTAACCAAGCGTGTTTAGACCACACATTTAGCATGAAACTCACGTCTTGTTTAGTTAATCCTCGTGCTTGCCATGAAACAGAGCTTGTTTACATTCAATCACCCGTGAGTAAGCGTATTGCTGTCGTTGGTGCTGGTCCCGCTGGTTTAGCGTTTGCGACAGTTGCAGCACAGCGTGGACATAAGGTCACTGTGTTTGATGATAAAGCTGAAGTGGGAGGTCAATTTAACGTAGCTAAGCAAGTACCTGGTAAAGAAGAATTTTATGAAACCTTGCGTTATTTTACGACCATGACAACGAAGTTAGGTGTTGAGGTTGTATTAAACAAACGAATCTCAGCAGACGAACTTATCGCTAATAGCTTTGATGATGTGGTACTTGCGACAGGTATTGCTCCTCGTACGCCACCAATTGAGGGTATTGAACATCGTAAAGTATTATCTTATTTGGATGTACTGCGAGATAAGAAACCTGTAGGGCATAAAGTTGCAATTATTGGTGCTGGTGGTATCGGATTTGATGTTGCGGAGTACCTCGCTCACGAGCATAATTCAACTGAACCTGCTGCTAGTCAAGATATTGATACCTTTATGCGTGAATGGGGTGTTGATTTGACCATGACAAATCGAGGTGGTTTAACCGCCGCGAAAAAGACAGCCTCTGCACGAGATATTTATTTACTACAACGTAAAACAAGCAAGGTGGGTGCTGGACTGGGTAAAACATCAGGTTGGGTTCATCGTGCTGGTTTAGCAAGTAAAAAAGTCGCAATGATAAATAGCGTTGAATATGTCAAAGTCGATGATCAAGGTTTGCATATTCGCGTTGCTGGCGAACCGCAATTGTTAGACGTGGATAATATCATCATCTGTGCAGGACAGGATCCATTACGCGAATTACAAGCACAACTTGTTGGTGAAAATCAGCAAGTGCATCTTATTGGTGGTGCTGATATCGCTGCTGAACTTGATGCAAAACGTGCGATTAAACAAGGCTCGGAACTCGCTGCTACAATTTAG
- the trmJ gene encoding tRNA (cytosine(32)/uridine(32)-2'-O)-methyltransferase TrmJ — protein MLANVKVVLVGTSHPGNIGSAARAMKTMGLTQLVLVAPLCEIDEKSVALAAGAADVLENAIIVDTLEEAVTDCGLVIGTSARSRTLQWPMLDSREAGLKLIEEVPNYPVALVFGRERIGLTNDELQKCTYHVCVSANPEYSSLNLAMAVQILTYETRMAYLATNSFPEQDNPYPKQAELEMFHTHLEETLWDSGFINKAHPGVVMNRLRRLFTRARPETVELNILRGALVSIQRNLKK, from the coding sequence ATGTTAGCAAACGTAAAAGTTGTATTAGTCGGTACATCTCACCCAGGTAATATTGGTTCGGCCGCTCGCGCCATGAAAACAATGGGTTTAACGCAATTAGTGTTAGTTGCGCCTCTTTGTGAAATTGATGAAAAATCAGTTGCGTTGGCTGCTGGTGCCGCAGATGTACTAGAAAATGCGATCATCGTCGATACCTTAGAAGAAGCGGTAACAGATTGTGGCCTGGTGATTGGCACAAGTGCACGCTCTCGTACATTGCAGTGGCCAATGCTAGATTCACGTGAAGCGGGCTTGAAGCTAATCGAAGAAGTGCCTAACTATCCTGTTGCATTAGTATTTGGTCGCGAACGTATTGGCTTAACCAATGATGAACTACAAAAATGTACTTACCATGTATGTGTTTCTGCAAATCCTGAATATAGCTCATTAAACCTCGCAATGGCTGTACAGATTTTAACATACGAAACACGTATGGCTTATCTGGCGACAAACTCGTTCCCAGAACAAGATAATCCGTATCCAAAGCAAGCTGAATTGGAAATGTTCCATACGCATCTTGAAGAGACGTTATGGGATTCTGGTTTTATCAATAAAGCGCATCCAGGTGTGGTTATGAATCGTTTACGTCGACTCTTCACTCGAGCTCGTCCAGAAACCGTTGAATTAAATATTCTACGTGGCGCATTAGTGTCTATTCAACGTAATCTGAAAAAATAG
- the iscR gene encoding Fe-S cluster assembly transcriptional regulator IscR: protein MRLTSKGRYAVTAMIDLALHAEVKPVPLAEISERQSISLSYLEQLFSRLRRKKLVASARGPGGGYKLGMLPGDISVAMIIDAVDENVKATKCDSTGGCNDGKRCLTHSLWDDLSERISDFLDNISLADLMKNNEIKQMVNDQDHNRQVLNKIDINII from the coding sequence ATGCGATTGACATCGAAGGGACGTTACGCCGTTACGGCTATGATCGACCTTGCATTGCACGCAGAAGTGAAACCTGTGCCATTAGCTGAAATATCGGAACGACAAAGTATTTCACTGTCGTATTTGGAGCAGCTATTCTCTCGATTACGTCGAAAGAAGCTAGTAGCAAGTGCAAGAGGACCCGGTGGTGGCTACAAGTTAGGTATGTTACCTGGGGACATTTCTGTTGCGATGATCATTGATGCAGTAGACGAGAATGTAAAAGCGACCAAATGTGATTCTACAGGTGGTTGTAATGATGGAAAACGCTGTTTAACGCATTCACTTTGGGATGATTTAAGTGAGCGAATTAGTGATTTTCTTGATAACATATCGCTTGCTGATTTGATGAAAAATAATGAGATTAAGCAGATGGTCAATGATCAAGATCATAACCGCCAAGTATTAAATAAAATTGATATCAATATCATTTGA
- a CDS encoding DUF5062 family protein: MAKLKNEKKLFKAAISLGTQYLQQRGSTFTATDSEDVKAQYIYKALVFDKLMQPLAKDQETGLNIKHKLAIWISRKLPADHPLLKDEN; the protein is encoded by the coding sequence ATGGCAAAACTGAAGAACGAAAAGAAGCTATTTAAAGCGGCTATCTCATTAGGTACGCAATACCTTCAACAACGTGGCAGTACATTCACTGCGACAGACTCTGAAGACGTTAAAGCACAGTATATTTATAAAGCCTTGGTGTTTGATAAATTAATGCAACCACTTGCTAAAGACCAAGAAACAGGCTTAAACATTAAGCACAAATTAGCTATTTGGATATCTCGTAAATTACCTGCTGATCACCCTTTGCTTAAAGACGAGAACTAA
- a CDS encoding triacylglycerol lipase gives MKRLMFVTIMLVTTLLNYANAATNRNYTDTQYPIVLVHGFLGFDDIQGYDYFYKIAQTLRQNGATVYTAQVSSTNTTEIRGEQLLLQVKQFLARTGASKVNLIGHSHGGPTSRYVASVAPELVASVTSIGGVNKGSKFADLFYSVAPDGTLVNSASSSVIGYLSKITQYLSSGSTLPVNAKGALKALTTHESLAFNKKYPEGVPTTACGQGDPVVTSTVNGIQHKVYYYSWSGSRLMTSPKDALVDAPLKAVSLLAFGSSWLGGEANDGMVGVCSTHLGKVINDSYRMNHVDEINQVLGHTALFLSVPSIYRQHANRLKLQGL, from the coding sequence ATGAAACGCTTAATGTTCGTCACAATAATGCTAGTAACAACCTTACTCAATTATGCAAATGCTGCAACCAATCGAAATTATACAGATACACAATACCCGATTGTACTTGTACATGGTTTTTTAGGGTTTGATGATATTCAAGGCTATGACTATTTTTATAAAATAGCGCAAACACTAAGACAAAACGGTGCAACGGTTTATACCGCTCAAGTATCATCAACCAATACAACTGAAATTAGAGGCGAGCAGCTTTTACTGCAAGTTAAACAGTTTTTAGCGCGTACAGGCGCAAGCAAAGTGAATTTAATAGGTCACAGCCACGGCGGTCCAACGTCTCGATACGTGGCATCTGTCGCCCCAGAGCTCGTTGCATCAGTAACCAGTATTGGTGGTGTGAATAAAGGATCTAAGTTCGCAGATTTATTTTATAGCGTGGCGCCAGATGGCACGTTAGTTAATAGTGCAAGTTCAAGTGTTATTGGCTATTTATCAAAAATAACACAATATCTATCGAGCGGTTCGACACTTCCAGTCAATGCTAAAGGGGCTTTAAAAGCATTAACGACACATGAGTCTCTCGCCTTCAATAAAAAATATCCAGAGGGTGTACCTACAACAGCATGTGGTCAAGGTGACCCTGTAGTAACAAGTACAGTCAACGGCATCCAGCACAAGGTGTATTATTACTCTTGGAGTGGTAGTCGATTAATGACGAGTCCAAAAGATGCACTTGTTGATGCTCCACTAAAAGCAGTGAGCTTACTTGCTTTCGGTTCATCATGGTTAGGTGGTGAAGCAAATGATGGCATGGTTGGTGTTTGCAGTACGCACTTAGGCAAAGTCATCAACGATAGCTACCGCATGAATCATGTTGATGAAATTAATCAGGTACTGGGGCATACCGCTTTATTCTTGTCTGTACCAAGTATTTACCGTCAACACGCAAACCGATTGAAACTACAAGGCTTATAA
- the iscA gene encoding iron-sulfur cluster assembly protein IscA, whose product MAVTLSDSAAARVARYLEKRGKGAGLRLGVKTSGCSGLAYILEFVDTIDENDEVFVEKGVTVIVDKKSYVYLDGIELDFVKEGLNEGFEFNNPNMKGECGCGESFNV is encoded by the coding sequence ATGGCTGTTACTTTATCTGACTCTGCTGCAGCGCGCGTTGCTCGCTATCTTGAGAAGCGTGGTAAAGGTGCCGGTCTACGTCTGGGTGTGAAAACATCTGGTTGTTCTGGCCTTGCTTATATCCTTGAGTTTGTTGACACTATTGATGAGAACGATGAAGTTTTTGTTGAAAAAGGTGTTACCGTTATCGTGGATAAAAAAAGCTACGTTTATCTTGATGGAATCGAATTAGATTTCGTTAAAGAAGGCCTCAATGAAGGGTTTGAATTTAACAATCCCAACATGAAAGGCGAATGCGGCTGCGGTGAAAGCTTCAACGTGTAA
- a CDS encoding lipase secretion chaperone has product MKKATLAITIITAAASVAYIKLIDDPIHKQTIVIINPAVDSKTKRIEAVQHNGEIVLKSKDKKIIPSIIRIDNASIQAVSQQDTEIDQASLRDMFDYFLSGFNETETETDIEHLKMNVKKFITNSPEHYSSADYDLFERFLLYKQSLLSIDINSAPSIDDLERLDSELRSKQLALFSPEEQTLLFNNENLHRQVTIKKQQLQAISVSQVDYNYLLKEELSNMPDEISRVYQDDLISAELNQVASNDDAQQRYITYEALLGSEAAVRMTALEQQEARFNRKVNSYLAQRKVILNDDSNLNKETHINELRDAHFNATEQKRIRSLEYISDL; this is encoded by the coding sequence ATGAAAAAGGCTACGCTAGCAATCACAATTATCACCGCGGCTGCGAGTGTAGCCTATATAAAGTTAATCGATGATCCGATTCATAAACAAACTATCGTCATCATTAATCCCGCAGTTGATTCCAAAACAAAAAGAATAGAAGCAGTACAGCATAACGGAGAGATAGTGCTAAAAAGCAAAGATAAAAAAATAATACCGTCAATCATCAGAATCGATAACGCTTCAATTCAAGCCGTATCTCAACAAGACACTGAGATTGATCAGGCCTCATTACGCGATATGTTTGATTATTTTTTATCGGGTTTTAATGAAACAGAAACAGAAACAGATATCGAACACTTAAAAATGAACGTCAAAAAGTTCATTACAAATAGCCCTGAACACTACAGTTCAGCAGACTATGATTTATTCGAACGCTTCCTTTTATATAAACAGTCTTTACTCTCGATAGACATAAACAGCGCACCCAGTATTGATGATTTAGAACGCCTCGATAGTGAATTAAGGAGTAAACAGTTGGCGTTATTTAGCCCTGAAGAGCAAACGTTACTCTTTAATAACGAGAATCTACATCGACAAGTCACTATAAAAAAACAACAATTACAAGCAATCTCTGTATCTCAAGTTGATTACAACTACCTATTAAAAGAAGAGTTGTCGAATATGCCCGATGAGATTAGTCGCGTTTATCAAGATGATCTTATCTCTGCCGAACTCAATCAAGTAGCGAGTAATGATGATGCACAACAACGTTATATCACGTATGAAGCATTACTCGGGTCAGAGGCCGCAGTAAGAATGACAGCCCTAGAACAGCAAGAAGCGCGATTTAATCGCAAAGTAAATTCATATCTAGCGCAGAGAAAAGTAATTCTCAACGATGACAGTAACTTAAATAAAGAAACACATATAAATGAGTTAAGAGACGCACACTTTAATGCCACAGAGCAAAAGCGGATCCGATCCCTTGAGTACATCAGTGATCTATAA
- the iscU gene encoding Fe-S cluster assembly scaffold IscU, with amino-acid sequence MAYSEKVIDHYENPRNVGSFDKSDPSIATGMVGAPACGDVMKLQLKINEEGIIEDAKFKTYGCGSAIASSSLVTEWVKGKSIEQAGEITNTTIAEELELPPVKIHCSILAEDAIKAAIDDYKKKKES; translated from the coding sequence ATGGCTTATAGCGAAAAAGTAATCGACCATTATGAAAACCCACGTAACGTAGGTTCATTTGATAAAAGTGACCCATCTATCGCAACCGGTATGGTTGGCGCACCGGCTTGTGGTGACGTAATGAAGTTACAACTTAAAATTAATGAAGAAGGCATCATTGAAGATGCTAAATTCAAAACTTACGGTTGTGGTTCTGCTATTGCATCAAGTTCTTTAGTTACCGAATGGGTAAAAGGCAAGAGCATTGAGCAAGCAGGCGAAATCACCAATACAACTATTGCTGAAGAACTAGAATTGCCTCCAGTGAAAATTCACTGTTCAATTCTTGCTGAAGATGCAATCAAAGCTGCAATTGATGATTACAAAAAGAAAAAAGAGTCTTAG
- a CDS encoding IscS subfamily cysteine desulfurase, which translates to MKKPIYLDYSATTPVDPRVAEKMMQCLTMDGIFGNPASRSHRFGWQAEEAVDIARNQIADLVNADPREVVITSGATESNNLAIKGAAHFYNKKGKHIITSKIEHKAVLDTCRQLEREGFEVTYLDPTSEGLITVEILEAAIREDTIIVSIMHVNNEIGAINDIAALGELCRSKKVLFHVDAAQSAGKLPIDFSELKVDMLSVSAHKIYGPKGIGALYVQRKPRIRLEAQMHGGGHERGMRSGTLPTHQIVGMGEAFRIAKEEMQQDTDHAEALRKRFWAGITDIEEVYLNGHAEQRIVSNLNVSFNFVEGESLMMALKDLAVSSGSACTSASLEPSYVLRALGLNDEMAHSSIRFSFGRFTTEEEVDYATSIIKENISKLREMSPLWEMFKDGIDLSTIEWDHH; encoded by the coding sequence ATGAAAAAACCTATTTATTTGGATTATTCTGCGACTACGCCTGTAGACCCTCGTGTAGCAGAAAAAATGATGCAGTGTCTGACTATGGACGGCATCTTTGGTAACCCTGCGTCTCGTTCACATCGTTTCGGTTGGCAGGCAGAAGAAGCAGTAGACATTGCTCGTAATCAAATTGCAGATTTAGTGAATGCAGATCCACGTGAAGTTGTTATTACGTCGGGTGCTACTGAATCAAACAATCTTGCTATTAAAGGTGCTGCGCATTTTTATAATAAAAAAGGCAAGCATATCATTACAAGTAAAATTGAGCACAAAGCAGTGCTTGATACTTGTCGTCAACTAGAGCGTGAAGGTTTTGAAGTAACGTATTTAGACCCAACTTCTGAAGGTCTAATTACAGTAGAAATCCTTGAAGCTGCAATCCGTGAAGATACAATTATTGTTAGTATCATGCACGTGAATAATGAAATTGGTGCGATTAATGATATCGCTGCATTGGGTGAACTTTGTCGTTCTAAGAAAGTCTTATTCCATGTAGATGCTGCGCAAAGTGCGGGCAAATTACCAATCGACTTTTCTGAACTTAAAGTAGATATGTTATCAGTATCGGCACATAAAATTTATGGCCCTAAAGGTATTGGTGCATTATACGTTCAACGTAAACCTCGTATCCGTTTAGAAGCACAGATGCACGGTGGCGGTCATGAACGTGGTATGCGTAGTGGTACACTTCCTACTCACCAAATTGTGGGTATGGGTGAAGCTTTCCGCATTGCTAAAGAAGAAATGCAACAAGATACAGACCATGCAGAAGCATTACGTAAACGTTTCTGGGCTGGTATTACCGATATTGAAGAAGTATATCTAAACGGTCACGCTGAACAGCGTATCGTGAGTAACCTGAACGTAAGCTTCAACTTTGTTGAAGGTGAGTCATTAATGATGGCACTGAAAGACCTCGCGGTTTCTTCAGGCTCTGCTTGTACATCAGCAAGTTTAGAACCATCTTATGTACTACGTGCATTAGGTCTAAACGATGAAATGGCGCATAGCTCAATTCGTTTCTCATTCGGTCGTTTTACGACAGAAGAAGAAGTAGATTATGCAACAAGCATCATTAAAGAAAACATCAGTAAATTACGTGAAATGTCACCTTTATGGGAGATGTTTAAAGATGGTATCGATTTAAGCACTATCGAGTGGGATCACCACTAA
- the suhB gene encoding inositol-1-monophosphatase: MHPMLTIAIRAARDAGNIIVKAYGDPSKTKVEQKGTNDFVTNVDKEAEAAIIATIKKAYPEHTIIAKESGATTGTDTDYQWIIDPLNGTTNFVKGIPHFAISVALHVKGKAEVAVIFDAIGDEIFSACRGKGAQLNGFRLRAGSAKDLSGTVLATGFPHTMKHQQDTYMNIFGALFSECADVRASGCPALNLAYLAAGRVDGFWSMGQKPWETAAGNLIATESGAIVTDFAGGHDFFKSGNSVVASPRVLKDMLAKIRPHLTESLAK, encoded by the coding sequence ATGCATCCGATGCTAACAATCGCGATCCGTGCTGCGCGTGACGCAGGCAATATAATCGTAAAAGCTTATGGTGATCCAAGCAAGACTAAAGTAGAGCAAAAAGGCACAAATGATTTTGTGACTAACGTAGACAAAGAAGCTGAAGCAGCTATTATCGCTACAATTAAAAAAGCCTACCCAGAGCATACTATCATCGCAAAAGAAAGCGGTGCTACAACTGGTACAGATACAGACTACCAGTGGATCATTGACCCACTAAACGGTACGACTAACTTTGTTAAAGGCATCCCACACTTTGCTATTTCTGTTGCTTTACACGTTAAAGGTAAAGCTGAAGTTGCTGTTATCTTTGATGCTATCGGTGATGAAATCTTCTCTGCTTGTCGTGGTAAAGGCGCTCAATTAAACGGTTTCCGTTTACGTGCTGGTTCTGCTAAAGATTTATCAGGTACTGTTCTTGCTACTGGCTTCCCACATACGATGAAGCACCAACAAGATACTTACATGAACATCTTCGGCGCATTATTCTCTGAATGTGCTGATGTACGTGCATCAGGTTGCCCTGCACTTAACCTTGCTTACCTAGCAGCTGGTCGTGTAGATGGTTTCTGGAGCATGGGTCAAAAACCTTGGGAAACTGCAGCGGGTAACTTAATCGCTACTGAATCAGGCGCAATCGTAACTGATTTCGCTGGCGGCCATGATTTCTTCAAATCTGGTAACTCAGTTGTTGCATCTCCACGTGTACTTAAAGATATGCTTGCTAAGATCCGTCCTCACCTGACTGAATCTTTAGCTAAATAA